From Salvia splendens isolate huo1 chromosome 3, SspV2, whole genome shotgun sequence, a single genomic window includes:
- the LOC121794665 gene encoding plastidial pyruvate kinase 2-like, with protein sequence MAQVVATRSIHASLLANPNSSSPQSCSEKLKPGCGFKAKVLAQTERRNRRGAVHVRSPVVARRSATEVIPVSPEDLTKAAVQNQYSQLIPQLGDTSVGVWSKPMVRRKTKIVCTIGPSTDTKEMIWKLAEAGMNVARLNMSHGDHASHQKVIDLVKEYNSQVKDNVIAIMLDTKGPEVRSGDLPQPINLVPGQEFTFTIQRGVGTADCVSVNYDDFVNDVEDGDMLLVDGGMMSFLVKSKTEDSVKCEVVDGGELKSRRHLNVRGKSATLPSITDKDWDDIKFGVDNKVDFYAVSFVKDAAVVHELKNYLKDAGADIHVIVKIESADSIPNLHSIITASDGAMVARGDLGAELPIEEVPLLQEEIIRICQSMGKAVIVATNMLESMIVHPTPTRAEVSDIAIAVREGADAVMLSGETAHGKFPLKAVKVMHTVSLRTEATIVGAQTPPNLGLAFKNHMSEMFAFHATMMANTLGTSIVVFTRTGFMAVLLSHYRPSGTIYAFTNDKRIQQRLALYQGVCPIHIDFLEDADETFANALDLLQKQGMVKQGEEIALVQSGKQPIWRFQSTHNIQVRKV encoded by the exons ATGGCGCAAGTGGTGGCGACGCGGTCGATTCATGCTTCATTGCTGGCCAATCCTAACTCTAGCTCTCCACAGAGCTGCTCAGAGAAGCTGAAGCCGGGTTGCGGCTTCAAAGCTAAGGTTTTGGCTCAAACTGAGAGGAGGAACCGTCGCGGAGCCGTGCATGTCAGATCGCCGGTCGTGGCCAGGAGATCTGCCACGGAAGTGATTCCGGTGTCTCCTGAAGACCTAACCAAG GCTGCAGTGCAAAATCAGTATTCTCAGCTGATTCCCCAACTCGGTGACACATCTGTGGGAGTGTGGTCTAAGCCCATGGTTAGACGCAAGACAAAGATTGTTTGCACAATTGGCCCCTCGACCGACACTAAGGAAATGATATGGAAGCTGGCTGAGGCTGGTATGAATGTTGCTCGTCTTAATATGTCCCATGGAGACCATGCATCACACCAGAAAGTCATTGATTTGGTTAAAGAATATAATTCCCAAGTGAAGGACAATGTTATTGCCATCATGCTTGACACCAAG GGTCCTGAGGTTAGAAGTGGTGATTTACCCCAACCAATTAATTTAGTGCCTGGTCAGGAATTTACATTTACAATTCAAAGAGGAGTTGGGACTGCAGATTGTGTTAGTGTCAACTATGATGATTTTGTTAATGATGTAGAAGATGGGGACATGCTTCTCGTTGATG GTGGTATGATGTCATTCTTAGTGAAATCGAAAACTGAAGATTCAGTGAAATGTGAAGTCGTCGATGGAGGAGAACTTAAATCTCGGCGACATCTTAATGTTCGGGGAAAAAGCGCAACACTTCCATCCATTACCG ACAAAGACTGGGATGATATTAAATTTGGAGTCGACAACAAAGTTGACTTTTATGCTGTGTCATTTGTCAAGGATGCTGCTGTGGTCCATGAACTAAAGAACTATCTCAAAG ATGCTGGTGCAGACATTCACGTCATTGTGAAAATTGAAAGTGCAGATTCCATACCAAACTTACATTCAATCATAACTGCATCAGATGGG gCTATGGTTGCCAGAGGAGACCTTGGTGCCGAGTTGCCGATTGAAGAAGTCCCTTTATTGCAG GAAGAAATTATAAGGATCTGTCAAAGTATGGGAAAAGCAGTCATAGTGGCAACAAATATGCTTGAAAGCATGATTGTGCATCCTACTCCTACTCGAGCAGAGGTTTCGGATATCGCTATTGCAGTTAGGGAAGGTGCCGATGCAGTTATGCTTTCAGGAGAAACTGCGCATGGGAA GTTCCCTCTAAAAGCTGTCAAGGTCATGCACACAGTCTCGTTGAGGACTGAGGCTACTATAGTTGGTGCACAAACTCCTCCGAATCTAGGATTAGCCTTCAAG AATCATATGAGCGAAATGTTTGCATTCCATGCGACGATGATGGCAAACACACTCGGAACTTCAATTGTCGTCTTCACTAGGACAGGCTTCATGGCAGTTCTACTTAGCCATTACCGGCCTTCTGGCACAATTTATGCTTTCACAAATGA TAAGAGAATACAACAGAGATTGGCTTTGTACCAGGGGGTTTGCCCCATACACATAGACTTCTTGGAAGATGCTGATGAGACATTTGCAAATGCATTGGATTTACTGCAG AAGCAAGGAATGGTGAAACAGGGTGAGGAGATTGCTCTTGTACAAAGTGGCAAACAGCCGATCTGGCGGTTCCAGTCCACCCATAATATTCAGGTTAGGAAGGTGTAG